Proteins encoded in a region of the Oncorhynchus gorbuscha isolate QuinsamMale2020 ecotype Even-year linkage group LG16, OgorEven_v1.0, whole genome shotgun sequence genome:
- the lin7b gene encoding protein lin-7 homolog B: MMSSYYHSGKETDMATMTEPLCLERDVCRVIELLDRLQRSGELPPPKLQALQRVLQSKFCAAIREVYEQLYDTLDIVGGPEVRAQATAKATVAAFAASEGHAHPRVVELPKTEEGLGFNIMGGKEQNSPIYISRVIPGGVADRQGGLKRGDQLLSVNGVSVEGEHHEKAVELLKAAQGSVKLVVRYTPKVLEEMEARFEKMRSARRRQQHTSYSSLESRG; encoded by the exons ATGATGTCATCATATTATCATTCGGGAAAGGAAACAGACATGGCGACGATGACCGAGCCGCTCTGTCTAGAAAGAG ATGTGTGCAGGGTGATAGAGCTGCTGGACCGGCTGCAGAGAAGCGGTGAGCTGCCTCCTCCCAAACTCCAGGCCCTGCAGAGAGTCCTGCAGAGCAAGTTCTGTGCAGCCATCAGGGAG GTGTATGAACAGCTCTATGACACTCTTGACATCGTGGGAGGGCCTGAGGTTCGTGCCCAGGCAACTGCCAAG GCCACAGTGGCTGCATTTGCAGCCAGCGAGGGACATGCCCACCCACGGGTGGTGGAGCTACCCAAGACAGAGGAGGGCCTGGGATTCAACATCATGGGGGGAAAGGAGCAGAACTCCCCAATCTATATCTCCAGGGTCATCCCCGGGGGGGTGGCAGACCGGCAGGGGGGGCTGAAGAGGGGTGACCAACTGCTCTCTGTCAATGGAGTG aGTGTGGAGGGGGAGCACCACGAGAAGGCAGTGGAGCTGCTGAAGGCTGCCCAGGGCTCAGTGAAACTAGTGGTCAGGTACACGCCTAAGGTGCTGGAGGAGATGGAGGCCCGCTTTGAGAAGATGAGGAGCGCCAGAAGACGCCAGCAGCACACAAGCTACTC GTCTCTGGAGTCCCGAGGCTAG
- the LOC124000449 gene encoding LOW QUALITY PROTEIN: U1 small nuclear ribonucleoprotein 70 kDa-like (The sequence of the model RefSeq protein was modified relative to this genomic sequence to represent the inferred CDS: deleted 1 base in 1 codon), which produces MTQFLPPNLLALFAPRDPIPFLTQLEKLPHEKHHNQPYCGIAPFIRHFEDPRDAPPPTRAETRDERLERKRREKIERRQTVVETELKLWDPHNDPNAQGDAFKTLFVARVNYDTTESKLRREFEVYGPIKRIYIVYNKRSGKPRGYAFIEYEHERDMHSAYKHADGKKIDGRRVLVDVERGRTVKGWHPRRLGGGLGGTRRGGADVNIKHSGRDDTSRYDDHPPIGGERERERGPEPRGERRERSRERGGEKERGGERRRSRSRERRRRSTRSRERGDRGLGLAGPAEESVGGGRRRDRERERGGGPGGDSHSRERSRDKGERKRRSRSRERKRDRERGKGGEGDEGMGLGDGMMGEGAEKIPEEPSVGEEGGEVGEERGGRERDRDRERDRDRRRSHRDKDRERDRERHRGDREKDREHKRDRERGGGERREDRHGSLLPPSAEQDDVGNGEAGEAPPQPEENSQDGLTMDQESVQSGEGYVSNENGYKVETQAD; this is translated from the exons ATGACCCAGTTTTTACCCCCTAATCTGCTGGCCCTATTTGCGCCCCGAGACCCCATACCATTTCTGACCCAGTTGGAGAAGCTTCCCCATGAAAAACACCACAACCAGCCATACTGTGGCATCGCTCCCTTCATCAGGCACTTTGAG GACCCCAGAGATGCCCCTCCCCCCACTAGGGCAGAAACTCGCGATGAGAGGTTGGAGAGGAAG aggagggagaagatcGAGAGGAGGCAGACGGTTGTGGAGACAGAACTGAAGCTCT GGGATCCACACAATGACCCCAATGCTCAGGGGGATGCCTTCAAGACCCTGTTTGTGGCTCGTGTG AATTATGACACCACAGAATCCAAGCTTCGCCGTGAGTTTGAGGTCTACGGACCCATCAAACGG ATCTACATCGTCTACAACAAGAGGTCAGGGAAGCCCAGAGGCTACGCCTTCATAGAGTACGAGCACGAGAGAGACATGCACT CTGCCTACAAGCATGCAGACGGCAAGAAGATCGATGGAAGGAGAGTGCTGGTGGATGTTGAGAGAGGCCGCACTGTGAAGGGATGGCATCCCCGCAGGCTAG GCGGTGGTCTTGGTGGGACAAGGAGAGGCGGGGCTGACGTCAACATCAAGCACTCTGGAAGAGACGACACCTCACGTTACGATGACCACCCCCCAATTGGAGG GGAACGTGAGCGCGAACGTGGACCTGAGCCCAGAGGGGAGCGCAGAGAGCGCAGCCGTGAACGTGGGGGGGAGAAAGAGCGTGGTGGCGAAAGACGGCGTTCCCGGTCCCGGGAAAGACGCAGGCGCAGCACCCGCTCGAGGGAGAGGGGCGACAGGGGTCTGGGCCTGGCAGGGCCCGCAGAGGAGAGCGTAGggggtggaaggaggagagatcgagagagggagcgggggggg ggaccaGGGGGAGACAGTCAtagcagggagaggagcagagacaaGGGtgaaaggaagaggaggagccgCAGCAGAGAGCGCAAGCGAGACCGGGAGAGGGGCAAGGGTGGCGAGGGGGATGAGGGCATGGGGCTTGGAGACGGTATGATGGGGGAGGGAGCAGAGAAGATTCCTGAAGAGCCTAGTGTgggtgaggaagggggagaggtgggagaggagcgTGGCGGGAGGGagcgggacagagacagggagcggGACCGTGACCGGAGGCGCAGCCACAGGGACAAGGACCGGGAGAGGGACCGGGAGAGGCACAGGGGGGacagggagaaggacagggagcataagagagacagggagcgggGTGGCGGGGAGCGCAGGGAGGACCGGCATGGCTCTCTCCTGCCCCCCTCGGCCGAGCAGGACGACGTGGGTAACGGGGAGGCGGGGGAAGCACCGCCCCAGCCAGAGGAGAACAGCCAGGATGGGTTGACGATGGACCAGGAGTCTGTGCAGTCGGGGGAGGGCTACGTTTCCAATGAGAATGGCTACAAGGTGGAGACCCAGGCAGACTAG